One stretch of Muribaculum intestinale DNA includes these proteins:
- the nuoH gene encoding NADH-quinone oxidoreductase subunit NuoH: MLELSHGAEWLNQWLLSWCAPWVAVTIECVLIGVLLLLAYSVLALFYIYFERKVCAAFQCRRGPNRVGPWGVLQSVADMFKILIKELISLNHIDKFLFALAPYLVILASMLCFSMLPWGSGLQIVDFNIGIFFLLAVSSIGVLGILLAGWSSNNKFTLIGALRSGAQMVSYELSLGLSVITMVAFAGTMSISEICQMQSDGMWFIFSGHIPAVIAFVIFIIAGTAETNRGPFDLPEAESELTAGYHTEYSGIHFGFFYLAEYLNLFIVSGVAALLFFGGWAPLHIPGWDAFNGVMDWIPSTIWFIAKAIAISFIIIWFKWTFPRLRIDQLLALEWKYLLPINLVNLVLMVLVVCFGLHF, encoded by the coding sequence ATGTTAGAACTATCTCACGGAGCCGAGTGGCTCAATCAGTGGCTTCTTTCATGGTGCGCACCCTGGGTGGCCGTGACCATTGAGTGTGTGCTCATCGGCGTGCTGCTGCTCCTTGCCTATTCGGTGCTCGCACTCTTCTACATCTACTTCGAGCGCAAGGTCTGCGCCGCATTCCAGTGCCGCCGAGGCCCCAACCGTGTGGGCCCATGGGGTGTGCTGCAGTCGGTAGCCGACATGTTCAAGATCCTTATCAAGGAGCTTATCTCGCTCAACCATATCGACAAATTCCTGTTTGCCCTGGCGCCTTATCTGGTGATTCTGGCCTCGATGCTCTGTTTTTCGATGCTCCCATGGGGTAGCGGACTGCAGATTGTCGACTTCAATATCGGCATCTTCTTCCTGCTGGCTGTCAGCTCGATAGGAGTGCTCGGCATACTGCTCGCCGGATGGTCGTCCAACAACAAGTTCACCCTTATCGGTGCTCTCCGTTCGGGCGCACAGATGGTCAGCTACGAACTTTCTCTCGGTCTGTCGGTTATTACAATGGTAGCTTTCGCAGGCACGATGTCGATTTCTGAGATATGTCAGATGCAGAGCGACGGCATGTGGTTCATATTCTCGGGCCACATTCCCGCTGTCATCGCATTTGTGATTTTCATTATCGCCGGTACTGCCGAGACCAACCGTGGCCCGTTTGACCTTCCCGAGGCCGAGAGCGAGCTTACCGCCGGTTACCATACAGAGTATTCGGGTATTCATTTCGGCTTCTTCTATCTGGCCGAATACCTCAATCTCTTTATCGTATCGGGCGTGGCCGCCCTGCTCTTCTTCGGCGGATGGGCCCCTCTCCACATCCCGGGCTGGGATGCCTTCAACGGCGTGATGGACTGGATTCCTTCGACCATATGGTTCATAGCCAAGGCGATTGCAATCTCGTTTATCATCATCTGGTTCAAGTGGACATTCCCCCGTCTGCGTATCGACCAGCTGCTCGCCCTTGAGTGGAAATACCTCCTCCCCATCAACCTTGTCAACCTCGTGCTGATGGTGCTGGTGGTATGCTTCGGCCTCCACTTCTAA
- the atpD gene encoding F0F1 ATP synthase subunit beta — translation MSDKFGTVAQVIGPVVDVTFEGEDNLVPPIYTALRVPKDDGTDLILEVEQHIGEDTVRCVAMESTDGLQRGVRVENLGRPIAVPTGDQVKGRLLNVLGDAIDHLPELNRESLRPIHQPAPAFDDLTIGTEILYTGIKVIDLLEPYSKGGKIGLFGGAGVGKTVLIMELINNIAKGHNGFSVFTGVGERTREGNDLLREMIESGVMKYGEKFTEGMEKGEWNLADVDMKQVAESQAALVFGQMNEPPGARLRVALTGLTVAEQFRDQDGGGKDILLFIDNIFRFTQAGSEVSALLGRMPSAVGYQPTLASEMGALQERITSTKQGSITSVQAIYVPADDLTDPAPATTFSFLDATTVLSRKISELGIYPAVDPLESTSRILDPHIIGEDHYNTAQAVKQLLQKYNELQDIIAILGVDELSDEDKLVVARARRAQRFLSQPFFVAEQFTGLPGVMVPLSETIRGFKMILSGEMDEYPEQAFLNVGTIDDAIAKGKKMLAEVK, via the coding sequence ATGAGCGATAAATTCGGAACAGTAGCTCAGGTGATCGGCCCTGTGGTCGACGTCACCTTCGAAGGCGAGGACAATCTCGTCCCGCCTATTTACACGGCTCTGCGTGTACCCAAGGATGATGGCACCGACCTCATCCTGGAAGTCGAGCAACACATCGGCGAGGACACCGTGAGATGTGTGGCTATGGAAAGTACCGACGGTCTGCAGCGTGGCGTACGCGTGGAGAATCTCGGACGTCCTATCGCGGTGCCTACCGGCGACCAGGTGAAGGGACGCCTGCTCAACGTGCTCGGCGATGCCATCGACCACCTGCCCGAACTTAATCGCGAGTCGTTGCGCCCCATCCATCAGCCCGCCCCCGCGTTCGACGATCTCACCATCGGTACCGAGATTCTCTATACCGGTATCAAGGTCATCGACCTTCTCGAACCCTACTCCAAGGGTGGCAAAATCGGTCTGTTCGGCGGTGCCGGCGTAGGAAAGACGGTGCTCATCATGGAGCTTATCAACAATATCGCCAAAGGCCACAACGGATTCTCGGTGTTTACCGGTGTGGGCGAGCGTACCCGCGAAGGCAACGACCTGCTGCGCGAGATGATTGAGAGCGGCGTTATGAAATATGGTGAGAAATTCACCGAAGGCATGGAGAAAGGCGAGTGGAATCTTGCCGATGTCGACATGAAGCAGGTGGCCGAGTCGCAGGCAGCCCTCGTGTTCGGACAGATGAACGAACCCCCGGGCGCGCGTCTGCGTGTGGCTCTTACCGGTCTTACCGTCGCCGAGCAGTTCCGCGACCAGGATGGCGGAGGCAAGGACATCCTCCTCTTTATCGACAACATCTTCCGTTTCACCCAGGCAGGTTCCGAGGTGTCGGCTCTTCTGGGTCGTATGCCCTCGGCCGTAGGCTACCAGCCCACACTTGCCTCGGAGATGGGTGCCCTCCAGGAACGTATCACCTCGACAAAGCAGGGTTCGATTACCTCGGTACAGGCTATCTACGTGCCGGCCGACGACCTTACCGACCCCGCTCCCGCCACAACATTCAGCTTCCTCGACGCCACCACCGTGCTCTCGCGTAAGATTTCGGAGCTCGGTATCTATCCCGCCGTCGACCCGCTGGAATCGACATCGCGAATCCTCGACCCCCACATCATCGGCGAGGACCACTACAATACCGCCCAGGCTGTGAAGCAGCTGCTCCAGAAGTACAACGAGCTCCAGGATATCATTGCCATCCTCGGCGTCGACGAGCTCTCCGACGAGGACAAGCTCGTAGTGGCCCGCGCCCGCCGCGCCCAGCGCTTCCTGTCGCAGCCGTTCTTCGTGGCCGAGCAGTTTACCGGCCTCCCCGGTGTGATGGTGCCCCTGAGCGAGACCATCCGCGGCTTCAAGATGATTCTCAGCGGCGAGATGGACGAGTATCCCGAACAGGCGTTCCTCAATGTAGGCACCATCGACGATGCCATCGCCAAGGGCAAGAAGATGCTTGCCGAAGTGAAGTAA
- a CDS encoding F0F1 ATP synthase subunit epsilon, whose product MVLKVISAQDVLFEGEVGKVSLPGAEGTFMVLPGHASLISTLVPGPVVYDHDGHSARIDVAGGIVDVDNDIISVCIY is encoded by the coding sequence ATGGTGCTCAAAGTAATCTCCGCGCAGGATGTCCTCTTCGAGGGCGAAGTGGGCAAAGTGTCGCTTCCGGGAGCCGAAGGTACATTCATGGTGCTTCCAGGCCATGCCTCGCTTATCTCCACTCTTGTGCCGGGTCCTGTGGTATACGACCATGACGGACATTCCGCACGCATCGATGTCGCCGGAGGCATAGTCGATGTAGACAACGACATAATATCTGTATGCATCTATTGA
- the atpB gene encoding F0F1 ATP synthase subunit A, giving the protein MKRTILLLALLLAVLLPAPLSLIADEAGVRAEAQAEEAESRSEEKKIDPKEIIFEHLGDGYGWEVPFCHDVRIPLPVIVRDYQGDWHCFSSSRIGHGHSYTVTDSDGAEMTFRLGGHDSKWHNKLVGMRPEVVDGQTQMVEYRPLDFSITKNVCAIFIACLLVMWMVLDVAAWYRKKGYTAPRRATGAIEALIEFIYYGVIKPTLGAKSRKFGPYLLTVFFFILVANLLGLMVIFPGGANITGNIAVTLVLSLITFLIVNIFGTKHYWKEVFWPDVPLWLKFPIPIMPVIELFGVFTKPAALTVRLFANMMGGHIIVIVLTLLIFILGALGAAAAGGTLVVSLIFSVFMLLIDVLVSFIQAYVFTMLSTVFIGLAQEDGHHGKDAHEVPAAPTTTRS; this is encoded by the coding sequence ATGAAACGAACCATCCTGCTACTTGCCCTCCTGCTGGCCGTGCTGCTCCCCGCCCCGCTGTCGCTGATTGCGGACGAGGCCGGCGTGCGTGCCGAGGCGCAGGCGGAAGAAGCCGAAAGCCGCTCGGAAGAGAAGAAAATCGACCCCAAGGAGATTATCTTCGAGCATCTGGGCGACGGCTACGGCTGGGAAGTGCCTTTCTGCCACGACGTGCGCATACCCCTGCCGGTAATCGTGCGCGACTATCAGGGTGACTGGCATTGCTTCAGCTCGTCGCGTATCGGCCATGGACACAGCTATACTGTGACCGACTCCGACGGTGCCGAGATGACATTCCGTCTCGGAGGCCACGACAGCAAGTGGCACAACAAGCTCGTCGGGATGCGTCCCGAGGTAGTCGACGGACAGACACAGATGGTGGAGTACCGTCCCCTCGACTTCTCCATCACCAAAAACGTCTGCGCCATATTCATCGCCTGCCTGCTGGTAATGTGGATGGTGCTTGATGTGGCCGCATGGTACCGCAAGAAAGGGTATACGGCTCCCCGCCGTGCCACAGGTGCCATCGAGGCCCTTATCGAGTTCATATACTACGGTGTAATCAAGCCCACCCTCGGCGCCAAGAGCCGCAAGTTCGGCCCCTACCTCCTCACGGTATTCTTCTTCATACTCGTGGCCAACCTGCTGGGCCTGATGGTAATATTCCCCGGCGGCGCCAACATCACCGGCAACATCGCCGTGACGCTCGTGCTGTCGCTGATTACATTCCTCATAGTAAACATATTCGGCACCAAGCACTACTGGAAAGAAGTGTTCTGGCCCGATGTGCCCCTGTGGCTGAAATTCCCCATCCCCATCATGCCGGTAATCGAGCTTTTCGGCGTGTTCACCAAGCCGGCGGCGCTTACCGTGCGTCTCTTCGCCAACATGATGGGCGGCCACATCATAGTAATCGTGCTCACGCTGCTCATCTTCATCCTCGGCGCTCTCGGCGCTGCGGCAGCCGGAGGCACTCTGGTGGTGTCACTGATATTCTCGGTGTTCATGCTCCTTATCGATGTGCTCGTGAGCTTCATCCAGGCCTACGTGTTCACCATGCTCTCGACCGTATTCATCGGTCTTGCGCAGGAAGACGGTCACCATGGAAAGGATGCCCACGAGGTCCCCGCGGCGCCCACCACCACCCGTTCATGA
- the atpE gene encoding ATP synthase F0 subunit C: protein MLTALIIAAIDAGLKGIGACLGAAIAAIGAGIGIGKIGGAAMEAIARQPEATGDIRSNMIVIAALIEGVALFAVIVCVLAFFL from the coding sequence ATGTTAACAGCATTAATCATCGCAGCAATCGACGCAGGTCTCAAAGGTATCGGAGCATGTCTTGGCGCAGCTATCGCAGCAATCGGCGCAGGTATCGGCATCGGCAAGATCGGCGGTGCTGCCATGGAAGCTATCGCCCGTCAGCCCGAGGCTACCGGCGACATCCGAAGCAACATGATCGTTATCGCCGCCCTTATCGAGGGTGTGGCTCTTTTCGCCGTCATCGTCTGCGTGCTGGCATTCTTCCTCTAA
- the atpF gene encoding F0F1 ATP synthase subunit B, with protein MELFTPEFGLVFWMFVAFAILFFVLWKWGWPAIMKSIDDRADLIDKGVEYAQNAKEQLDNARQEASKYIDEARKQQAEILREADRMKTEIIEEARAAASKEAQKVMDAAKVSIEQERKEARQQFRDEVTSFALDIATKVVRGQMADRKAQTKLVDSLLDEMETNN; from the coding sequence ATGGAACTATTCACGCCTGAATTCGGCCTGGTATTCTGGATGTTCGTGGCATTCGCCATCCTCTTCTTCGTACTGTGGAAGTGGGGCTGGCCTGCCATCATGAAGAGCATCGACGACCGCGCCGATCTCATCGACAAGGGTGTGGAGTATGCGCAGAATGCCAAAGAGCAGCTTGACAACGCCCGCCAGGAGGCAAGCAAGTATATCGACGAAGCGCGCAAGCAGCAGGCCGAGATACTTCGCGAGGCCGACCGCATGAAAACCGAGATAATCGAGGAAGCGCGTGCCGCAGCCTCAAAGGAGGCCCAGAAAGTGATGGACGCCGCCAAGGTATCTATCGAGCAGGAGCGCAAGGAAGCGCGTCAGCAGTTCCGCGACGAGGTGACCTCGTTTGCCCTCGATATCGCTACAAAGGTTGTACGCGGACAGATGGCCGACCGCAAGGCCCAGACCAAGCTCGTCGACTCCCTCCTTGATGAAATGGAAACCAACAACTGA
- a CDS encoding F0F1 ATP synthase subunit delta, whose amino-acid sequence MDQGLIPNRYAKALYKFALEKGAADRVYELMKCLCASFAGQPRLQEVVANPFVATEDKTGLLTTAACAKSTDTVFADFLKLLVENRRIDIVRLIALRYLDIYRRANNICLVKIVTATDMPAEVVGKLHALVERHLPGATVEYTHLTDPSIIGGFIVDVNSERLDASLESELRQLRLKLLSK is encoded by the coding sequence ATGGACCAAGGTCTTATCCCCAACCGTTACGCCAAAGCCCTCTACAAGTTCGCCCTCGAAAAGGGAGCGGCCGACAGGGTGTATGAGCTGATGAAATGCCTCTGCGCATCCTTTGCCGGGCAGCCCCGCCTGCAGGAAGTAGTCGCCAACCCGTTTGTGGCTACCGAAGATAAGACCGGCCTGCTCACCACAGCGGCATGCGCCAAGAGCACCGACACGGTCTTTGCCGACTTCCTGAAGCTGCTGGTGGAGAACCGCCGCATCGACATCGTGCGCCTGATAGCCCTGCGCTATCTCGACATCTACCGCCGGGCCAACAACATCTGCCTGGTGAAGATTGTCACCGCCACCGACATGCCCGCCGAAGTGGTCGGCAAGCTGCATGCCCTGGTCGAGCGTCATCTCCCCGGCGCCACTGTGGAGTACACCCACCTGACCGATCCCTCAATCATCGGCGGCTTCATCGTCGACGTCAACTCCGAGCGCCTCGACGCTTCGCTCGAGAGCGAACTGCGGCAGCTGCGTCTAAAACTCCTTAGCAAGTAA
- the atpA gene encoding F0F1 ATP synthase subunit alpha, whose translation MINPSEISEVLKQQLENVNSKVSFEEVGTVLEVGDGVAHVYGLENVRANELVEFENGVKGVAMNLEESNVGVILLNSVDRVTENMTVRRTGEIASVLVGEGLLGRVINVLGEPIDGAGPISGERLRMPLERKAPGVIFRQPVKQPLQTGIKAIDSMVPIGRGQRELIIGDRQIGKTAIAIDTIINQRKNYEEGKPVYCIYVAIGQKASTVAALVQTLRDNGALPYTVIVAANASDSASMRYYAPFAGVAIGEYFRDTGRDALIVYDDLSKQAVAYREISLILKRPSGREAYPGDIFYLHSRLLERAAKIIDNQEVAASMNDLPAVLKDKVKGGGSLTALPIIETQAGDVSAYIPTNVISITDGQIFLETALFNRGIRPAINVGISVSRVGGNAQIKPMKKIAGTLKIDQAQFRELESFTKFGGDIDPVTARVIDKGRKNERLLIQPQYEPMAVEDEVAVIFCGTKGLLEDVPLDKVAEFQKLFLQLLHAKYQKDVLDAIAAGQLTDDITDKLTKAAREIASRYKN comes from the coding sequence ATGATCAACCCAAGCGAAATATCGGAAGTATTAAAGCAACAGCTTGAGAACGTCAACTCAAAGGTGTCGTTCGAAGAAGTTGGAACAGTCCTTGAGGTAGGCGACGGCGTAGCCCACGTCTACGGACTCGAAAATGTGCGCGCCAACGAGCTCGTCGAGTTCGAGAATGGCGTTAAAGGCGTTGCCATGAACCTCGAAGAGAGCAACGTAGGTGTGATTCTGCTCAACAGCGTTGACCGGGTGACTGAGAATATGACCGTGCGCCGCACCGGCGAAATCGCCTCAGTGCTCGTCGGCGAGGGCCTCTTGGGTCGCGTCATCAACGTGCTCGGAGAGCCTATCGACGGCGCCGGCCCCATCAGCGGCGAGCGCCTGCGCATGCCACTCGAGCGCAAAGCCCCGGGCGTTATCTTCCGTCAGCCCGTGAAGCAGCCTCTCCAGACCGGTATCAAGGCCATCGACTCGATGGTGCCCATAGGCCGCGGACAGCGTGAGCTTATCATCGGCGACCGCCAGATAGGCAAGACCGCCATCGCCATCGACACCATCATCAACCAGCGCAAGAACTATGAGGAGGGCAAGCCCGTCTACTGCATATATGTGGCTATCGGCCAGAAGGCATCGACAGTGGCCGCTCTCGTGCAGACTCTGCGCGACAACGGTGCGCTCCCCTATACCGTGATTGTGGCCGCCAACGCCTCCGACTCGGCCTCGATGCGCTACTATGCCCCGTTTGCCGGCGTAGCCATCGGCGAGTATTTCCGCGACACCGGCCGAGACGCCCTTATCGTATACGACGACCTGTCGAAGCAGGCTGTGGCCTATCGCGAGATCTCGCTTATCCTTAAGCGTCCCTCGGGCCGCGAGGCATACCCCGGCGATATCTTCTATCTCCACTCGCGTCTGCTTGAACGTGCCGCCAAGATTATCGACAACCAGGAGGTGGCCGCCTCGATGAACGACCTTCCCGCCGTGCTCAAAGACAAGGTGAAGGGTGGTGGCTCGCTTACTGCGCTCCCGATTATCGAGACCCAGGCGGGCGACGTGTCGGCTTACATCCCTACCAACGTAATTTCGATTACCGACGGCCAGATCTTCCTTGAGACCGCACTGTTCAACCGCGGTATCCGTCCGGCTATCAATGTGGGTATCTCCGTATCGCGTGTAGGCGGTAACGCCCAGATCAAGCCGATGAAGAAGATTGCCGGTACGCTGAAAATCGACCAGGCACAGTTCCGCGAGCTTGAGTCGTTTACCAAATTCGGCGGCGATATCGACCCTGTTACCGCGCGTGTCATCGACAAGGGACGCAAGAACGAGCGACTCCTCATCCAGCCCCAGTACGAGCCTATGGCCGTCGAGGACGAGGTGGCCGTAATCTTCTGCGGCACCAAGGGCCTGCTTGAGGATGTGCCTCTCGACAAGGTGGCCGAGTTCCAGAAACTCTTCCTCCAGCTCCTCCACGCCAAGTACCAGAAAGATGTGCTCGACGCCATCGCCGCCGGCCAGCTTACCGACGATATCACCGACAAGCTCACCAAGGCCGCCCGCGAGATAGCGAGCCGCTACAAGAACTAA
- the atpG gene encoding ATP synthase F1 subunit gamma, giving the protein MATLRELKGRIGSVKSSEKITGAMKMISSAKMHKAEQSLRRLLPFRGQIETIMGNLLSADAEFSSPLTLTRDVTRAGIAVWGSDDGLCGAYNINIFKGLLLRINQLRERYGASLEITLYPVGNKMVKATRKLSGNGITVEVIGDIHAKSDGEAVKAFTSALQQKFLDGDIDMLDLLYMNFKSMSRQTLRNEQLLPVVHETLTANAVTVQCRPYIFEPDANTIFNSVLPLFILAVVQEIFTENVASEQAARIMAMQSANDNAKKLLEQLQLEYNKLRQQAITSELLDILGGQVR; this is encoded by the coding sequence ATGGCAACTCTGCGAGAACTAAAGGGCCGTATCGGATCGGTCAAGTCGTCGGAGAAGATTACCGGCGCCATGAAGATGATTTCATCGGCCAAGATGCACAAGGCCGAGCAGTCGCTGCGCCGTCTGCTCCCCTTCCGCGGCCAGATCGAGACCATCATGGGCAATCTCCTGTCGGCCGACGCCGAATTCAGCTCGCCTCTGACTCTTACGCGCGACGTGACCCGTGCGGGTATCGCCGTGTGGGGCAGTGACGACGGTCTGTGTGGCGCCTACAATATCAATATCTTCAAGGGCCTTCTGCTGCGCATCAACCAGTTGCGCGAGCGCTACGGAGCGTCGCTTGAGATAACCCTGTATCCTGTAGGTAACAAGATGGTCAAGGCCACCCGCAAGCTCTCGGGCAACGGCATCACTGTAGAGGTAATAGGCGACATCCATGCCAAGAGCGACGGCGAGGCTGTGAAGGCTTTCACGTCGGCTCTCCAGCAGAAGTTTCTCGACGGGGACATCGACATGCTCGATCTCCTCTACATGAACTTCAAGAGCATGAGCCGCCAGACTCTGCGCAACGAACAGCTTCTGCCGGTAGTGCACGAGACACTTACCGCCAACGCCGTGACCGTGCAGTGCCGCCCCTATATCTTCGAGCCCGACGCCAACACGATATTCAACTCGGTGCTCCCGCTCTTCATCCTCGCAGTGGTGCAGGAGATATTCACCGAGAATGTCGCCAGCGAGCAGGCCGCCCGCATCATGGCCATGCAGAGCGCCAACGACAACGCCAAGAAACTCCTCGAGCAGCTGCAGCTTGAATACAACAAGCTGCGCCAGCAGGCTATCACCTCGGAGCTGCTCGATATCCTCGGAGGTCAGGTCAGATAG
- a CDS encoding 4Fe-4S binding protein encodes MGSVKEYFSSLGTGISSLIKGMGVTGKEFFTPKVTESYPDSRKGADPSEPRYQQYAAPRFRAKLQFIYLPDGRNRCTACGTCQRNCPNGTITITTKMVDLPDGKKKRKLDKYMYDLGSCTFCELCVTTCPFDAIEFSNDFEQAVFTREKLVQQLNYLPEQPGDPAPKAPAAAPKAAPAAPKAEATSAPATEPEKKEN; translated from the coding sequence ATGGGCAGTGTAAAAGAGTATTTTTCATCACTGGGCACAGGCATATCAAGCCTTATAAAAGGTATGGGAGTCACCGGCAAGGAGTTTTTCACTCCCAAGGTGACCGAGTCGTATCCCGACTCCCGCAAGGGCGCCGACCCCTCGGAACCCCGCTATCAGCAGTATGCGGCCCCGCGCTTCCGCGCCAAGCTACAGTTTATCTATCTTCCTGACGGACGCAACCGTTGTACGGCGTGCGGCACATGCCAGCGCAATTGTCCGAACGGCACCATCACCATCACCACCAAGATGGTCGACCTCCCCGACGGAAAGAAGAAACGCAAGCTCGACAAGTATATGTACGACCTTGGCAGCTGTACATTCTGCGAGCTGTGTGTCACCACATGCCCATTCGACGCCATCGAGTTCAGCAACGACTTCGAGCAGGCCGTGTTTACCCGTGAGAAACTTGTGCAGCAGCTCAACTATCTCCCCGAGCAGCCGGGCGATCCCGCACCCAAGGCTCCTGCCGCAGCACCCAAGGCAGCCCCTGCCGCACCTAAGGCCGAGGCCACCTCGGCTCCTGCAACCGAACCCGAAAAGAAAGAAAATTAA
- a CDS encoding NADH-quinone oxidoreductase subunit J, with protein sequence MESVGSIVMYWIIVASIIIFSILTVTTRRILRAATYLLFTLFATAGLYFKLDYEFLGAVQIAVYAGGIVVLVVFSILLTTKPGDASSQLTSRRRLFGGVASALALAGLGYAVVARPDFWSTFSRPFDGDFTMNHLGEVLLGTEKFGYLLPFEAVSVLLLACIIGGVVIARKR encoded by the coding sequence ATGGAATCAGTTGGAAGTATTGTAATGTACTGGATAATCGTAGCCTCGATTATCATCTTTTCGATACTGACTGTCACCACACGTCGCATCCTTAGAGCGGCGACCTACCTGCTGTTTACGCTATTTGCCACCGCCGGCCTCTACTTCAAGCTCGACTATGAGTTTCTCGGCGCTGTGCAGATTGCCGTTTACGCCGGTGGTATCGTCGTGCTTGTGGTATTCTCGATACTGCTGACGACGAAGCCCGGTGACGCCAGTTCGCAACTTACTTCGCGCCGCCGTCTTTTCGGAGGTGTGGCCTCGGCGCTAGCACTCGCGGGTCTGGGCTACGCAGTGGTGGCCCGTCCTGACTTCTGGAGTACCTTCAGCCGTCCGTTTGACGGAGATTTCACCATGAATCATCTTGGTGAGGTGCTGCTCGGTACCGAGAAGTTCGGTTATCTGCTGCCGTTCGAGGCAGTGAGTGTGTTGTTACTCGCATGTATAATCGGTGGCGTGGTAATCGCCCGCAAACGTTGA
- the nuoK gene encoding NADH-quinone oxidoreductase subunit NuoK produces the protein MDNLPIAMYIIPSIIMFCCGVYGFVTRKNLIAILISLELMLNAVDINFVVFNRFLYPGQLEGMMFTLFAIAIAAAETGLAIAIIVNLFRWARNIDIRDLNKMKF, from the coding sequence ATGGACAATTTACCTATAGCAATGTATATAATCCCCAGCATCATAATGTTCTGCTGCGGAGTCTACGGTTTCGTCACCCGTAAAAATCTGATTGCGATACTCATCTCGCTGGAGCTTATGCTCAATGCCGTCGATATCAACTTTGTGGTGTTCAACCGCTTTCTGTATCCCGGACAGCTCGAGGGCATGATGTTTACACTTTTCGCCATCGCTATCGCCGCCGCCGAGACGGGGCTTGCGATTGCCATTATCGTAAACCTCTTCCGCTGGGCACGCAATATTGATATACGCGACCTTAACAAAATGAAATTCTAA